A region from the Micrococcus cohnii genome encodes:
- a CDS encoding tyrosine-type recombinase/integrase, with protein sequence MPEPSHPADAARIEAFVEHLRHERHSSEHTWRSYAADLRHLADHLAGPASGTNCDAAALDMADLEDLRGWLAAMAASGLARGTLTRRLSAARGYFGWARRQGLREDDPSLRLSAPAPKPALPAVLQPGQMERLFQTARHRVEDTVDDPRQHALALRDAALFELLYATGIRVSEASGLDVDDLDAERRVVRVLGKGDRERTVPLGVPAAHALQVWLRLGRPVLARAHEGSAHTDGARGPTQAAMFLGARGGRMGVRQMRERVDRALAGLGDTSARGPHALRHTAATHLLDGGADLRSVQEVLGHSSLRTTQVYTHVSIDRLREGYRQAHPRA encoded by the coding sequence ATGCCCGAGCCGTCCCACCCCGCCGATGCCGCCCGGATCGAGGCATTCGTCGAGCACCTGCGCCACGAACGACACAGCAGCGAGCACACGTGGCGCAGCTACGCGGCGGACCTGCGGCATCTGGCGGACCACTTGGCCGGCCCAGCCTCCGGGACGAACTGCGACGCCGCCGCCCTGGACATGGCCGACCTCGAGGACCTGCGCGGCTGGCTGGCCGCCATGGCCGCATCCGGCCTGGCCCGCGGCACACTGACCCGGCGTTTGAGCGCGGCCCGCGGGTACTTCGGCTGGGCCCGGCGGCAGGGCCTGCGCGAGGACGACCCGTCCCTGCGCCTGTCCGCGCCCGCGCCGAAGCCCGCACTGCCCGCCGTGCTTCAACCAGGGCAGATGGAGCGTCTGTTCCAGACCGCCCGGCACCGGGTCGAGGACACCGTCGACGACCCGCGCCAGCACGCGCTCGCGCTCCGTGACGCCGCGCTGTTCGAGCTGCTCTACGCGACCGGCATCCGCGTCTCCGAGGCCAGCGGGCTCGACGTGGACGACCTCGACGCCGAGCGCCGCGTGGTCCGTGTGCTGGGCAAAGGCGACCGGGAACGCACCGTCCCGCTCGGCGTCCCCGCCGCGCACGCCCTGCAGGTATGGCTGCGCCTGGGCCGCCCCGTCCTCGCCCGCGCCCATGAGGGCAGCGCCCACACAGACGGTGCCCGCGGCCCGACTCAGGCCGCGATGTTCCTGGGGGCCCGCGGCGGCCGCATGGGAGTCCGGCAGATGCGTGAGCGCGTCGACCGGGCGCTCGCCGGGCTTGGCGACACCTCCGCCCGCGGACCGCACGCCCTGCGCCACACCGCCGCCACCCACCTGCTTGACGGCGGCGCCGACCTGCGCAGCGTGCAGGAGGTCCTGGGCCACTCCTCGTTGCGCACCACGCAGGTGTACACCCACGTCTCGATCGATCGGCTGCGCGAGGGCTACCGTCAGGCGCATCCGCGCGCGTGA
- a CDS encoding beta-ketoacyl-[acyl-carrier-protein] synthase family protein, translated as MTRTAVITGLGATTPIGGDVPTFWTNALAGVSGAAPLEQDWVQENDLPVTFAAQLSVPTSEVLKKVELKRQDPAMQMATVAAREAWADAGFGEDADIDHDRFAIAFGTGIGGVWTLLDGWDTLRERGPRRVMPMTVPMLMPNGAAGALSLEFGARAGAHTVVSACASGTESLSTALALIRSGTADVVMCGSTEAAIHPLPIAAFSAMQAMSRRNDDPQAASRPYDVDRDGFVLGEGAGVLIVESEEHAAARGARVYAELSGTGVTSDSHHITAPEPEGLGASRAMRAALDDAGLEPSAVCHVNAHATSTPVGDKPEYHAMRSVFGDHLADVQVSATKSQTGHLLGASGAIESVLSVLAAHHGTAPVTINLDEQDPEIDLNVVTGEPGVLPEGQRVVMKNSFGFGGHNAVAVFTGR; from the coding sequence ATGACCCGTACCGCAGTGATCACCGGCCTCGGTGCCACGACGCCGATCGGTGGCGACGTCCCCACGTTCTGGACCAACGCCCTGGCCGGCGTCTCGGGCGCCGCGCCCCTCGAGCAGGACTGGGTCCAGGAGAACGACCTGCCCGTCACCTTCGCCGCGCAGCTGAGCGTGCCGACCTCTGAGGTCCTGAAGAAGGTCGAGCTCAAGCGCCAGGACCCGGCGATGCAGATGGCGACCGTCGCCGCGCGCGAGGCGTGGGCGGACGCGGGCTTCGGCGAGGACGCGGACATCGACCACGACCGTTTCGCGATCGCCTTCGGCACCGGCATCGGCGGTGTGTGGACGCTGTTGGACGGCTGGGACACTCTGCGCGAGCGTGGGCCCCGCCGGGTGATGCCCATGACCGTCCCGATGCTGATGCCCAATGGCGCGGCCGGCGCCCTGAGCCTGGAGTTCGGCGCCCGCGCCGGCGCGCACACGGTCGTCTCCGCGTGCGCTTCCGGCACGGAGTCCCTCAGCACCGCCCTGGCGCTGATCCGCTCGGGCACGGCTGACGTCGTCATGTGCGGCTCGACCGAGGCCGCGATCCACCCGCTGCCGATCGCCGCGTTCTCCGCGATGCAGGCGATGTCTCGCCGCAACGACGACCCGCAGGCCGCCTCGCGCCCGTACGACGTGGACCGCGACGGCTTCGTCCTCGGCGAGGGGGCCGGCGTGCTCATCGTCGAGTCCGAGGAGCACGCCGCTGCCCGGGGAGCCCGCGTCTACGCCGAGCTCTCGGGCACCGGGGTCACCTCCGACTCGCACCACATCACCGCCCCCGAGCCGGAGGGCCTGGGTGCCTCCCGTGCAATGCGCGCCGCCCTCGACGACGCTGGCCTCGAGCCCTCGGCGGTGTGCCATGTGAACGCGCACGCCACGTCGACCCCGGTGGGCGACAAGCCGGAGTACCACGCGATGCGCAGCGTGTTCGGCGACCACCTGGCGGACGTGCAGGTCTCGGCGACGAAGTCGCAGACCGGCCACCTGCTGGGCGCCTCGGGCGCGATCGAGTCCGTGCTCTCGGTGCTCGCCGCTCACCACGGCACGGCGCCGGTCACGATCAACCTGGACGAGCAGGACCCGGAGATCGACCTGAACGTCGTCACCGGCGAGCCCGGGGTCCTGCCCGAAGGCCAGCGGGTCGTCATGAAGAACTCGTTCGGCTTCGGCGGCCACAACGCCGTGGCCGTGTTCACCGGGCGCTGA
- a CDS encoding YifB family Mg chelatase-like AAA ATPase, translated as MSGIGRTRSITLAGLRGSVVEVEADIAQSLPGFTLLGLPDQSLQESRDRIRSAARNAGLPLTRRHLTVNLLPAGVHKRGSCHDLAIVMAAYAADGAVRGAHGPVFLAELGLDGSLHGAADTVALAMAAVEAGHRDLVVAADAVGQAALVPGARVRGYGHLHHVVRAFGGRPDPVPGVASHGQAVEPATRDGREEGASNVGDLAEVCGQLEARYALEVAAAGGHHVLLRGRPGAGKTMLAERMPGILPPLDDRTALQVTALRSLRGDAPSPSGLDTRPPFEAPHHSASTAALVGGGAGLARPGAASLAHGGVLFLDEAPEFSRSALEALRQPLESGRVQLHRALATVEYPARFQLVLAANPCPCGHGDGAATSCECSVAQRRRYRERLSGPLLDRVDMQVSVQPLTGAELSAGRTGEPSARIARRVANAARAQRHRWRQAGDTAGAALSNARVPASVLRHGRFALAPSTRAPLDAAVDTGLLSGRGHTRVLRVAWSVADLRGADCPSRDDVDVALHLRQNAEENA; from the coding sequence ATGAGCGGGATCGGACGCACCCGCTCCATCACCCTGGCCGGGCTGCGGGGGAGCGTTGTCGAAGTGGAGGCGGACATCGCCCAGTCACTGCCCGGATTCACTCTGCTGGGACTGCCCGATCAGTCCCTGCAGGAGAGCCGCGATCGAATCAGGTCGGCCGCACGGAACGCGGGCCTGCCGCTGACGCGCAGACACCTGACGGTGAACCTGCTTCCCGCCGGCGTGCACAAGCGGGGCTCCTGCCATGACCTTGCCATCGTCATGGCCGCCTATGCCGCCGACGGCGCGGTGCGCGGGGCGCACGGTCCGGTGTTCCTGGCGGAGCTGGGCCTGGACGGTTCGCTGCACGGTGCTGCGGACACCGTCGCGCTGGCCATGGCCGCCGTCGAGGCCGGACACCGCGACCTGGTCGTTGCCGCCGATGCGGTGGGCCAGGCGGCGCTGGTCCCGGGCGCACGAGTGCGCGGCTACGGGCACCTTCACCACGTGGTGCGCGCTTTTGGAGGTCGGCCCGATCCGGTGCCGGGAGTGGCCTCGCACGGCCAGGCCGTCGAGCCGGCGACACGGGACGGGCGTGAGGAGGGTGCGTCGAACGTCGGAGACCTGGCCGAGGTGTGCGGACAGCTCGAGGCCCGCTATGCCCTCGAAGTGGCCGCGGCGGGTGGTCACCACGTGCTGCTGCGTGGACGCCCCGGGGCGGGCAAGACCATGCTGGCCGAACGGATGCCCGGCATCCTGCCGCCGCTCGATGATCGGACGGCGCTGCAAGTCACCGCGCTGCGCTCGCTGCGCGGCGACGCACCCAGTCCGAGCGGCCTGGACACGCGGCCACCGTTCGAGGCGCCCCACCACTCGGCCTCGACCGCCGCACTGGTCGGCGGCGGAGCGGGCCTGGCCCGTCCGGGGGCGGCCTCCCTCGCCCACGGCGGGGTCCTGTTCTTGGACGAGGCGCCGGAGTTCTCCCGCTCCGCGCTGGAAGCGCTGCGCCAGCCCCTCGAGTCCGGACGTGTGCAGCTGCACCGCGCCCTGGCCACCGTCGAGTACCCGGCGCGCTTCCAGCTCGTGCTGGCGGCCAACCCCTGCCCGTGCGGACACGGAGACGGGGCCGCCACCTCGTGCGAGTGCTCGGTGGCCCAGCGCCGGCGGTACCGGGAACGGCTGTCCGGGCCGCTGCTCGACCGGGTGGACATGCAGGTCAGCGTCCAGCCTCTGACCGGTGCCGAGCTCTCGGCGGGGCGTACCGGCGAGCCGAGCGCGCGGATCGCCCGGCGCGTGGCGAACGCGGCGCGAGCACAGCGGCACCGCTGGAGGCAGGCCGGTGACACAGCGGGTGCGGCGCTGAGCAATGCCCGTGTTCCCGCCTCCGTGCTGCGTCATGGCCGGTTCGCCCTCGCACCGAGCACCCGGGCGCCCCTGGATGCGGCCGTGGACACCGGCCTGCTCAGCGGACGCGGCCACACGCGGGTGCTGCGCGTGGCCTGGAGCGTCGCCGATCTTCGCGGCGCGGACTGTCCCTCGCGTGACGACGTCGACGTCGCCCTGCATCTGCGGCAGAACGCGGAGGAGAACGCATGA
- a CDS encoding DUF3145 family protein: protein MSHVVTGGTVQIHSAPAALCPHVEWALAPLLGEGATADLDWTPQPAARGSYRAELPWHGRPGTGAMLASALRDCGPLRFEVTERPAPGIDGSRWSGTPELGIFHAMTDVAGNIVVGEERIRYAYEQGRGDLSAVLHELSLALGEAWDDELEPFRQAADGAAVRWLGTAG, encoded by the coding sequence GTGTCCCACGTCGTCACCGGCGGTACGGTGCAGATCCACTCGGCCCCCGCCGCCCTGTGCCCCCACGTGGAATGGGCCCTGGCCCCACTGCTGGGTGAGGGCGCGACGGCCGACCTCGACTGGACGCCCCAGCCTGCCGCACGCGGCAGCTATCGCGCCGAACTGCCCTGGCACGGCCGCCCCGGCACGGGTGCCATGCTGGCCTCCGCCCTGCGCGACTGCGGACCCCTGCGCTTCGAGGTCACCGAACGTCCGGCCCCCGGCATTGACGGCTCCCGCTGGTCCGGCACTCCCGAGCTGGGCATCTTCCACGCCATGACCGACGTCGCCGGCAACATCGTCGTGGGGGAAGAGCGCATCCGCTATGCCTATGAGCAGGGCCGCGGCGACCTCAGCGCCGTGCTCCACGAGCTCTCCCTCGCCCTCGGCGAGGCCTGGGACGACGAGCTCGAGCCCTTCCGTCAGGCAGCCGACGGGGCTGCCGTCCGCTGGCTCGGCACGGCCGGCTGA
- a CDS encoding ribonuclease HII codes for MSADLHLENDLAVRLDGPGPHLVAGMDEVGRGALAGPVVVGAAAVWIGDDTDAGAGAVRQPVLRDSKALTDRRRRALVPEIRAWAAGVGIGEARAGEVDELGITGALALAGKRAWEQLRQAAGTVPHALILDGRDDWLTRHGAGVPRPSMQVKAEDLSATVAAAAICAKVHRDDLMIALDAEHPQYGWAQNKGYGAAVHRAALLEHGTSPYHRLSWNLGVPGTGPAALFAMDVTRGAGEA; via the coding sequence ATGAGCGCGGACCTGCACCTGGAGAACGACCTGGCCGTCCGCCTGGACGGGCCCGGGCCGCACCTGGTGGCGGGCATGGACGAGGTCGGCCGTGGTGCGCTGGCCGGGCCGGTCGTCGTGGGCGCGGCCGCCGTGTGGATCGGCGACGACACCGATGCCGGGGCGGGCGCCGTCAGGCAGCCGGTGCTGCGGGACTCCAAGGCGCTGACGGACCGGCGCCGCCGTGCGCTCGTGCCTGAGATCCGGGCGTGGGCCGCCGGCGTCGGGATCGGTGAGGCACGGGCGGGAGAAGTCGATGAGCTCGGCATCACCGGGGCCCTGGCGCTGGCAGGGAAGCGGGCGTGGGAGCAGCTGAGGCAGGCGGCCGGCACGGTGCCCCACGCGCTGATCCTCGACGGCCGGGACGACTGGCTGACCCGTCACGGGGCGGGGGTGCCGCGCCCGAGCATGCAGGTCAAGGCCGAGGACCTCTCAGCGACCGTCGCCGCCGCTGCGATCTGCGCGAAGGTGCACCGCGACGACCTGATGATCGCCCTCGACGCCGAGCACCCGCAGTACGGCTGGGCCCAGAACAAGGGGTATGGCGCGGCGGTGCACCGGGCCGCGCTGCTGGAGCACGGGACGAGCCCGTACCATCGGCTGAGCTGGAACCTGGGCGTGCCCGGCACGGGACCGGCCGCCCTGTTCGCCATGGACGTGACACGCGGAGCAGGAGAAGCATGA
- a CDS encoding beta-ketoacyl-ACP synthase III produces the protein MTVSLNQSAPVAASRITAIGAYRPATLVPNEDIVEPINSSDEWIRQRTGIVTRQRATKDETVLSMAEAASRQALERAGLQGSELGAVIVATVTFPHATPSAAAALTAALGATPAPAFDISAACAGYCYGVAQADALVRSGAVDNVLVVGVEKLSDVIDPTDRSISFLLGDGAGAVIVSASEEPGISKSQWGSEGERWDAIAMTHSQLTMREAVEKAIETGDVSCLTATEDPLWPTLRQDGPSVFRWAVWSMAKVARQTLEEAGVRPEDLAAFIPHQANMRIVDEFAKQLGLPESVAIARDIAEAGNTSAASIPLAMHRLLEERPELSGGLALQIGFGAGLVYGAQVVRLP, from the coding sequence ATGACCGTCTCCCTGAACCAGTCGGCCCCGGTCGCCGCCAGCCGCATCACGGCGATCGGCGCCTACCGCCCCGCCACCCTCGTGCCGAACGAGGACATCGTCGAACCGATCAACTCCTCCGACGAGTGGATCCGCCAACGCACCGGCATCGTCACCCGACAGCGCGCGACGAAAGACGAGACCGTGCTGTCCATGGCGGAGGCAGCCTCCCGACAGGCGCTGGAACGGGCCGGGCTTCAGGGTTCGGAGCTGGGCGCCGTGATCGTCGCCACGGTCACCTTCCCGCACGCGACGCCCTCGGCCGCCGCCGCCCTGACGGCCGCGCTGGGCGCGACCCCGGCGCCGGCCTTCGACATCTCCGCGGCCTGCGCGGGCTACTGCTACGGCGTCGCCCAGGCCGACGCGCTCGTGCGTTCCGGCGCCGTGGACAACGTGCTCGTCGTCGGCGTCGAGAAGCTCTCCGACGTGATCGACCCGACGGACCGCTCCATCTCCTTCCTGCTCGGCGACGGCGCGGGTGCGGTGATCGTGTCCGCAAGCGAGGAGCCCGGGATCTCCAAGAGCCAGTGGGGCTCGGAGGGAGAGCGTTGGGACGCGATCGCCATGACCCACTCGCAGCTCACGATGCGCGAGGCCGTCGAGAAGGCGATCGAGACCGGTGATGTCTCGTGCCTGACGGCCACCGAGGACCCGCTGTGGCCGACCCTGCGCCAGGACGGACCGTCGGTGTTCCGCTGGGCCGTGTGGTCCATGGCGAAGGTCGCCCGCCAGACGCTCGAGGAGGCCGGCGTGCGCCCGGAGGACCTGGCCGCGTTCATCCCCCACCAGGCGAACATGCGCATCGTGGACGAGTTCGCCAAGCAGCTGGGCCTTCCCGAGTCGGTCGCCATCGCCCGGGACATCGCTGAGGCCGGCAACACGTCCGCGGCCTCGATCCCGCTGGCGATGCACCGTCTGCTCGAGGAGCGCCCTGAGCTCAGCGGCGGCCTGGCCCTACAGATCGGCTTCGGTGCCGGCCTCGTCTACGGCGCGCAGGTCGTGCGCCTGCCCTGA
- a CDS encoding RNHCP domain-containing protein has protein sequence MSRATENTDFDCAACGRHVPALTNGSYRNHCPHCLSSVHVDVRPGDRASHCHGIMRAVAVDYHPKKGFQLVHECQGCGHRQKNKVAEHCRVPDDRDLILALQARNTPWG, from the coding sequence ATGTCCCGCGCCACCGAGAACACCGACTTCGACTGCGCCGCCTGCGGTCGCCACGTCCCGGCCCTGACCAACGGCTCGTACCGCAACCACTGCCCCCACTGCCTCAGCTCCGTCCATGTCGACGTGCGCCCCGGCGACAGGGCCTCGCACTGCCACGGGATCATGCGCGCGGTGGCCGTGGACTACCACCCCAAGAAGGGATTCCAGCTGGTGCACGAGTGCCAGGGGTGCGGGCACCGCCAGAAGAACAAGGTCGCCGAGCACTGCCGCGTGCCCGACGACCGGGACCTGATCCTCGCCCTGCAGGCGCGCAACACCCCCTGGGGCTGA
- a CDS encoding ACP S-malonyltransferase, producing the protein MLAIVCPGQGSQTPGFLTPWTESPGAAELLASLSETTGLDLATLGTEADEETIKDTAHAQPLIVAAGVLSASALSLPDVNPDRVIVAGHSVGEITAAHIAGVLSAEDAGSLVRVRATEMATAAAAEPTGMAAVLGGDQDEVVDALTTYGLTPANVNGAGQIVAAGTASALQALTSDPPAKARVVPLKVAGAFHTEHMAPAVPAVAEHVAGLSPADPRLPLLSNREGAVVDSGADALNRIVEQVTRPVRWDACMRTLVERGVTGVLELLPGGTLTGLAKRGMRGTATLAVKTPEDLDAAAAFIAEHTA; encoded by the coding sequence ATGCTTGCCATCGTGTGCCCCGGACAGGGATCCCAGACTCCCGGCTTCCTCACTCCGTGGACGGAGAGCCCCGGCGCGGCCGAGCTGCTCGCCTCGCTCTCCGAGACCACCGGGCTCGACCTCGCCACCCTCGGCACCGAGGCCGATGAGGAGACGATCAAGGACACAGCCCATGCCCAGCCGCTGATCGTGGCGGCCGGTGTGCTCAGCGCCAGCGCCCTGTCCCTGCCGGATGTGAACCCGGACCGCGTCATCGTGGCGGGACACTCGGTCGGCGAGATCACCGCCGCGCACATCGCGGGCGTGCTCTCGGCCGAGGACGCCGGGTCCCTCGTGCGGGTGCGCGCCACCGAGATGGCGACCGCCGCGGCGGCCGAGCCGACCGGGATGGCCGCCGTGCTCGGCGGCGACCAGGACGAGGTAGTGGATGCCCTCACCACGTATGGACTGACCCCGGCCAACGTCAATGGGGCCGGCCAGATCGTCGCCGCCGGCACGGCGTCCGCGCTGCAGGCGCTCACGTCAGACCCGCCAGCCAAGGCCCGCGTCGTCCCGCTCAAGGTCGCCGGCGCGTTCCACACCGAGCACATGGCTCCCGCCGTGCCCGCCGTCGCCGAGCACGTGGCCGGCCTCTCCCCCGCCGACCCGCGCCTCCCGCTGCTGTCCAACCGTGAGGGTGCCGTGGTCGACTCGGGCGCGGACGCGCTGAACCGGATCGTCGAGCAGGTGACCCGGCCCGTGCGCTGGGACGCCTGCATGAGAACCCTCGTCGAACGTGGGGTGACCGGCGTCCTCGAGCTGCTGCCCGGTGGCACGCTCACCGGCCTGGCCAAGCGCGGCATGAGGGGGACCGCTACCCTGGCAGTCAAGACCCCTGAGGACCTCGACGCCGCGGCCGCGTTCATCGCGGAGCACACCGCCTGA
- a CDS encoding YraN family protein, with product MTRTSTQDTMEPATLGASARTTAGRTQAGARRTALGRFGEETAARWLAGQGYRVVARNWRGVDGELDLVAEHGGWWVGVEVKTRSGLGYGDPLEAITPRKLRRLHRLTRQWWNESPLTERTDRWRVDAVAVLVPPGGGVRVDLVQDVRP from the coding sequence ATGACGAGGACGAGCACACAGGACACGATGGAGCCGGCCACGCTCGGTGCGAGTGCGCGTACGACGGCGGGAAGGACGCAAGCCGGTGCCAGGCGCACGGCGCTGGGCAGATTCGGCGAAGAGACCGCCGCCCGGTGGCTCGCGGGGCAGGGGTACCGCGTCGTGGCCCGCAACTGGCGCGGTGTCGACGGCGAGCTGGACCTGGTCGCCGAGCACGGTGGCTGGTGGGTGGGCGTCGAGGTGAAGACCCGCTCTGGACTCGGCTATGGGGACCCCTTGGAGGCGATCACACCGCGCAAGCTGCGTCGGCTGCATCGGCTCACCCGGCAGTGGTGGAACGAGAGCCCGCTGACCGAGCGTACCGATCGGTGGCGGGTGGATGCGGTGGCGGTGTTGGTCCCGCCCGGCGGTGGCGTGCGTGTCGATCTCGTGCAGGACGTGCGCCCATGA
- a CDS encoding acyl carrier protein, with product MASKEEILAGLAEIVNEETGLETDEVQLDKSFTDDLDIDSISMMTIVVNAEEKFDVKIPDEEVKNLKTVQDAVDYIEKAQA from the coding sequence ATGGCTTCCAAGGAAGAGATCCTCGCCGGCCTCGCCGAGATCGTGAACGAGGAGACCGGTCTGGAGACCGACGAGGTCCAGCTCGACAAGTCGTTCACCGACGACCTGGACATCGACTCGATCTCGATGATGACCATCGTGGTCAACGCCGAGGAGAAGTTCGACGTGAAGATCCCGGACGAGGAGGTCAAGAACCTCAAGACCGTCCAGGATGCCGTGGACTACATCGAGAAGGCCCAGGCCTGA
- the dprA gene encoding DNA-processing protein DprA, with product MSGASPANLGRPGGPAQRPRDEVRLARAALSRLVEPGDHTAAVLVGAVGPCRALAVMTGQDCLTGDEHQRAAAEAGSDETWTRRFAAGRRRWQTRAAQLDPAADLIAMHRMGGGLLIPEDDAWPRQLDDLGIERPFGLWYRGEVPPPEVGDTLAAVGSREATSYGRLVTERLIGQAAQAGLSIVSGGAYGIDGIAHRTALERGVGRPTTLAVLAGGLDRFYPSGHRQMLGQIAATGLLLSEMPPGASPTRHRFLHRNRLIAALAGAVVVLEARWRSGAQNTAHHALRIGREVGVVPGPITSPSSAGCHRLLLETPARLVMDTESVLDLVPGGRPVQGEPGLALMVPDGRRARDRAAVDVLDELDELESRVYEALAPRTHRCVDELSTAAGLPVPQLLTGLQRLARRGLAEQSDQRWRAVRPS from the coding sequence ATGAGCGGGGCATCGCCTGCGAACCTCGGGCGCCCCGGTGGCCCGGCTCAGCGACCCCGGGACGAGGTCCGCCTGGCGCGTGCGGCGCTGTCGCGGCTCGTCGAGCCCGGGGACCACACAGCGGCTGTGCTCGTCGGTGCTGTGGGTCCATGCCGGGCCCTCGCGGTGATGACGGGGCAAGACTGCCTCACCGGCGACGAGCACCAGCGCGCGGCCGCCGAGGCGGGATCGGATGAGACCTGGACGCGTCGCTTCGCCGCCGGACGCCGACGGTGGCAGACCCGGGCGGCCCAGCTTGACCCGGCCGCAGACCTGATCGCGATGCATCGGATGGGCGGGGGCCTGCTGATCCCCGAGGACGACGCATGGCCCCGCCAGCTCGACGACCTAGGCATCGAAAGACCGTTCGGACTCTGGTACCGGGGCGAGGTCCCGCCGCCCGAGGTCGGCGACACGCTCGCCGCGGTGGGCAGCCGCGAGGCGACCTCTTACGGACGCCTGGTTACGGAGCGCCTCATCGGGCAAGCCGCCCAGGCGGGCCTGAGCATCGTCTCCGGCGGGGCATACGGGATTGACGGGATCGCACACCGCACCGCCCTCGAACGCGGCGTCGGGCGTCCCACGACGCTCGCGGTGTTGGCCGGCGGCCTGGACCGGTTCTACCCGTCCGGTCATCGGCAGATGCTCGGCCAGATCGCCGCCACGGGCCTGCTGCTCTCGGAGATGCCCCCGGGGGCCAGCCCCACCCGTCACCGGTTCCTGCACCGCAATCGCCTCATCGCGGCCCTAGCGGGGGCGGTGGTGGTCCTGGAAGCTCGGTGGCGCTCGGGAGCCCAGAACACCGCGCATCATGCCCTGCGGATCGGCCGCGAGGTCGGGGTCGTGCCGGGGCCGATCACCTCGCCCTCCTCGGCCGGTTGCCACCGCCTTCTGCTGGAGACACCGGCACGCCTGGTCATGGACACCGAATCGGTCCTCGACCTCGTGCCGGGAGGCCGACCAGTGCAGGGCGAGCCCGGGCTCGCTCTGATGGTCCCGGACGGCCGGCGGGCTCGGGACCGGGCCGCGGTGGATGTGCTCGATGAGCTCGACGAACTCGAGTCACGCGTCTACGAAGCCCTGGCCCCGCGCACCCACCGGTGCGTGGACGAGCTCTCGACGGCTGCGGGCCTGCCCGTGCCGCAGCTGCTGACGGGACTGCAGCGCCTGGCCCGCCGCGGCCTGGCCGAGCAGAGCGACCAGCGGTGGCGCGCAGTGCGGCCCTCATGA
- a CDS encoding DUF2469 domain-containing protein, with the protein MSQDDIEDYEAESELQLYREYRDVVSLFRYVVETERRFYLANDVTLTPRQSGADVYFELTLEDAWVWDVYRHARFIKRVRVLTFKDVNIEELPVAPELSVPTEEPGTTEQGPGRT; encoded by the coding sequence ATGAGCCAGGACGACATCGAGGACTACGAGGCCGAGTCCGAGCTGCAGCTCTACCGCGAGTACCGGGACGTCGTCTCACTGTTCCGCTACGTCGTGGAGACCGAGCGGCGGTTCTATCTGGCCAACGACGTGACGCTCACGCCGCGGCAGTCCGGCGCGGACGTGTACTTCGAGCTGACCCTCGAGGACGCGTGGGTGTGGGACGTCTATCGGCACGCCCGCTTCATCAAGCGCGTGCGCGTGCTGACGTTCAAGGACGTCAACATCGAAGAGCTGCCAGTCGCCCCCGAGCTGTCCGTGCCGACCGAGGAGCCCGGGACCACGGAGCAGGGCCCCGGCCGCACCTGA